In Felis catus isolate Fca126 chromosome A2, F.catus_Fca126_mat1.0, whole genome shotgun sequence, the following proteins share a genomic window:
- the LOC123381898 gene encoding ubiquitin domain-containing protein TINCR isoform X2: protein MEGLRRGLSRWKRYHIKVHLADEALLLPLTVRPRDTLSDLRAQLVGQGVCSWKRTFYYNARRLDDHQTVRDVRLQDGSVLLLVSDPR from the exons ATGGAGGGGCTGCGGCGGGGCCTGTCGCGCTGGAAGCGCTACCACATCAAGGTGCACCTGGCGGACGAGGCGCTGCTGCTGCCGCTCACGGTGCGGCCGCGGGACACGCTCAGCGACCTGCGCGCGCAGCTCGTGGGCCAGGGCGTGTGCTCCTGGAAGCGCACCTTCTACTACAACGCGCGGCGGCTGGACGACCACCAGACGGTGCGCGACGTGCGCCTGCAGGACGGCTCCGTGCTGCTGCTCGTCAGCGACCCCag GTAG
- the LOC123381898 gene encoding ubiquitin domain-containing protein TINCR isoform X1 — MEGLRRGLSRWKRYHIKVHLADEALLLPLTVRPRDTLSDLRAQLVGQGVCSWKRTFYYNARRLDDHQTVRDVRLQDGSVLLLVSDPRL; from the exons ATGGAGGGGCTGCGGCGGGGCCTGTCGCGCTGGAAGCGCTACCACATCAAGGTGCACCTGGCGGACGAGGCGCTGCTGCTGCCGCTCACGGTGCGGCCGCGGGACACGCTCAGCGACCTGCGCGCGCAGCTCGTGGGCCAGGGCGTGTGCTCCTGGAAGCGCACCTTCTACTACAACGCGCGGCGGCTGGACGACCACCAGACGGTGCGCGACGTGCGCCTGCAGGACGGCTCCGTGCTGCTGCTCGTCAGCGACCCCag GCTGTAA